A single region of the Lotus japonicus ecotype B-129 chromosome 4, LjGifu_v1.2 genome encodes:
- the LOC130712716 gene encoding secreted RxLR effector protein 161-like — protein sequence MYPNTVLEKNDEGSPVDQTSYRGMIGSLLYLMSNRPDIMYSDCLCARFKVNPQQSHLSAVKQIFRYLIVAANLGLLYEKGSDFRLKGFCDANYVGDRVERKSTSGGCHFLGNCLVSWTSKRQSTISISTAEPKYVVASTCSTQLLWIKHQLEDYNIHEINIPLLCDNTSAINIAKNLVQHSRTKHIEIKHHFIRYLMYTLKINLLIFSLSHY from the coding sequence ATGTATCCAAACACTGTCTTAGAGAAGAATGATGAAGGATCACCAGTTGATCAAACTTCGTATAGAGggatgataggatcacttctgtATCTAATGTCCAACAGACCAGATATCATGTACAGTGATTGCTTGTGTGCAAGATTCAAGGTAAATCCTCAACAATCACACCTCAGTGCTGTTAAGCaaatctttagatatttaataGTTGCTGCTAATCTTGGTCTCTTGTACGAGAAAGGTAGTGATTTCAGGCTAAAAGGATTTTGCGACGCTAACTATGTTGGAGATAGAGTTGAACGAAAGAGCACcagtggaggatgtcactttctaGGAAACTGTCTAGTCTCTTGGACAAGTAAAAGACAAAGCACTATATCTATATCCACTGCTGAACCTAAGTACGTTGTAGCTAGCACTTGTTCTACACAACTtctatggataaagcatcaacttgaagATTACAACATCCATGAGATCAATATACCTCTACTATGTGACAACACAAGTGCCATCAACATAGCTAAAAATCTTGTTCAGCACTCAAGAACAAAGCATATTGAAATCAAGCATCACTTCATTAGATATCTCATGTACACACTGAAGATCAACTTGTTGATATTCTCACTAAGCCATTATTAG